The DNA region ACGACGTCACCGGCCGGAGGCAGTGCAAGGAGGTGAACGGGCTTAGGCGGTGGCCGTCGCGGCCGTCGCGGATCGAAGGAGGCGAAGGAGGAAGCGAGCTAGGCGAGATTCCAAGGCATTGACTTCAAGCTCCCCTCCCTTTGCTGGTCTCTCGGTTTGGTCTTAATCTTTTCGATCGAAGCTTTCGCGGTCTCTCGTAAGTTTCAAATGGATATTTGACTTTGATCtggatcttcttcttcatctccttttcGTAAGTTTGTCGAGATAAATGTTTTTGTTTTCCGGGGCATTTTGTGATTCGAGGGAACGATCGTCGGAaactttgctttcttcttcttcttcttagtgttttaaataaataagataatgTTCTGATCTTCGTTCCATTTCGATGGTGTGTTGCTCAATCATTCCTCTATTGTTGTTTCCACTCTGCCGTTGTTTGCGTTACGTCATTGCCATCACGGTCAGTATTTGCACGGTTCTCATTCGCTGATGTTTACTTCCTGTCGATATCAACAAGTATACATCTTCGAAACGAGTACTTACAAAAATTAGAGGCCTTTCATATTGGAGGCGACTTGAGCTTGTTCAACGCATTAAAATTACATAAACGAATGCTTCAGAGAGGCATGGAATGGACTTGTTTAAATTATCATGCCTTGCATCTATTGAATGCTTCAAACTGAATAATTACCAACAACACAACATTAATTCTGCAGAACTCTTTGTGGAACTTATTCTGTAATTATATCGCCTTAGATATTACTTACTCTGCCGCATCAACTTCTCCTGGAAATTTTGGTAAGCTGAAATCTCTCTTCACAAATCTGAAAGATACTTTGCTTTAACACAGGCTCCTGTGAGGTAACAAGTATCAACATGGAACATCTATTGTACTGGTTCTATGTCGTAGCACAAAATATACTCAAAATCTCTTATTGTAAAGCTGcagtctttttttcctttttttaaggaTTGTAAATATATGCTTCATTTACCTTAGAGTTCGTTTCCTTTTTATGCTTCTTTGCGTGCTTGAGATAATTAAAGTATGCTATTGATAACAACTTTACTTGTCCACTTAACTATAACTTTTTAAAAGATGAAGATGGACATAACTTTTCTCTTTCAATCAAAGGCTTATTCAGAAGTAATATGAAAGGGCCAACTTGATAGGAGATGCTCACTGGTGTGAAGATAATGTTTTATTTGCGATCCATGCTCTTTTTCCTTTCTACTTTTCTTCAAACCAGTTCTTAAACTCCATTTGGAGTTTCCTTACAATTTGTTGGTTTATGTACCTATACGGGGTGTTTTCCTGGATAACAAATTACTTTGTCAATAGgaaattcttctatttttttttagctCTGCTTTTCAGTTGAATGTAATCTTGTTATGAATGTCCTTGCTTAGCTATCTCCACTGATGTGCCTATTTCTGTCTACTCTTTGCAATCCTGTTCAAAAACTTTatctatatcatttttttttgtttttgttacaGACAAATGGGCAAGGAAGTTGCAAAAGTGGTAGCTTCTTTTAGACAATTAGAATCTCGTTGGCCGCCTAAGAACAATTCGGATCAAGTAGCTTACTCTAGCAAACCTTCTGTGATTCGAGAGTTTAAAGAAGACATTAGCGGCATAAAAGGGAATGAAAATTCCCACCTGGTACAAGATGGTACAACAGTGACTACTGATAAAAAATCAGAATCTCTTTGTTCACCCAAGAGTAACTCTAATCAAGTGAATTGTTGCCAACCCTCTGCAACTCTAGAGTCAAATGAAGCTACTAATGGCataaaataccatgaaaaatcCAATCAAGGACAAGAATTGCCGAGTAAGCAAGTTGCTGAAGTGGTTACTgataaaaatccagaatcaaaTTGCGCACCCAAGAATAACTCCAATCAAGATTCTGGCCAACTTCAATCTCTTTGTGCACCCAAGGGTAATTCCAATCAAGATTCCAGCCAACTTCATGAAACTCCAGGGTCAAAAAATGCTATCTGTGATATGAGAGATAATGAAACTTCTCATCAAGAACAAGAAGTGCCTGACATTAGAAATATAAGTTTTGATCAGGTGGGATCAGCAAATAAGCATGCCGCTCAGAAATTAAATGAGAAGCTAGCTGCATCAAAGTCAGATAATGCTGGAAAAGCACAATCTCACTGCCTTGTTCCTCATCCCCGTACTCTTGCAATTGTAAAGCATCATGCTTCTGTTGCTGAAGCGAGTGGAAGCTTAAACAAACCTGTGAAAGCACATAATTCACACTTGGCAAGCATTGTAAGGAACCCTCGCTTATTTTTGCTTCTGGCTTGACATGCTTATTTTACTTCTTACTCATCTTGAATTCCGGATCTGGTTCTTGAAGTCATTCATATGCGGGACAGATTTAAGTTGTACCATGATCTTTCATGTGATAAATTTGAGTTCTTCCATCTGCTGCTTTCTTAATATGacctttttccttgtatttgGTTTATAacgttaaaatataaaatttttgtgTTGGACAATCGATATACTCTCTATATGGTATCCAAACGCCCACTGATTCATAGTGTTCAGTGTCTAGTCCAATTGTTTCATGTACTAGAGAGAATTTTAATTGTGCTTTCATTGCTTACTTTATTCATGGAAGTATGAATTCTTTGTTTGTTACCAATGCAGAGTAATTCATCTCTTACACATGGGAAAGCTTTGCAACCTGATAAGAAAATGCATCACCATAACACTGACGATTCTTGCTCTGTTGCTTCTTCATATCCTTCTGCTACTTCTACTTCTAACTGCATCATTTAGAATCGTATATTAGTTTTCCTCGACTATTTTATAGAACTGCAGCTTCTTTCAGATCATTGAAAGGAAGGAGAACTATCGGAAATGCTCCTTCCTTTAAATGTAGCGAGCGTGCAGAAAAGCGGAAAGAAGTACTATTTCAATCCCTTTACTGCTAATTGATTATTATCATGAAGCTTAAATCCACATAATTTTTATATCTTCCCTTTTTCCTTCTTCAGTACTACATAAAATTAGAACAGAAACACCAGGCTTTGGAAGCAGAGAAACTGCATATTGAGGCTAGAATTAAGGtatgctttatttttttataatattggaTTCTTAGCCATGATTGAAGTTGATACTGATACAGATAGTCAT from Zingiber officinale cultivar Zhangliang chromosome 4B, Zo_v1.1, whole genome shotgun sequence includes:
- the LOC121978618 gene encoding uncharacterized protein LOC121978618, which encodes MVDILNRKAAALEAAAVKEMETLGIEPVGSHEGESGTQQESAAQPSLPEPAVGATVSQEPSVREEGSAQEEERPLRQKRRRVETPLRSATSAVQPSERATAAAHGKAPEVDHPIWRWVEEIAVSNRLAMVDEELRRLKAPGGPSGSQGPSYAELQKELKKAQDLLMWDRWIILTLETWCVNRRPWFNGAPLRILNGGVSSGVKEEGAINSVTELNDVTGRRQCKEVNGLRRWPSRPSRIEGGEGGSELGEIPRQMGKEVAKVVASFRQLESRWPPKNNSDQVAYSSKPSVIREFKEDISGIKGNENSHLVQDGTTVTTDKKSESLCSPKSNSNQVNCCQPSATLESNEATNGIKYHEKSNQGQELPSKQVAEVVTDKNPESNCAPKNNSNQDSGQLQSLCAPKGNSNQDSSQLHETPGSKNAICDMRDNETSHQEQEVPDIRNISFDQVGSANKHAAQKLNEKLAASKSDNAGKAQSHCLVPHPRTLAIVKHHASVAEASGSLNKPVKAHNSHLASISNSSLTHGKALQPDKKMHHHNTDDSCSVASSTAASFRSLKGRRTIGNAPSFKCSERAEKRKEYYIKLEQKHQALEAEKLHIEARIKEEQDTALKEFRKNLIVKANPLPSFYAKGPPPKAELKKVPPTRAKSPKFSRRWSFSDANPLQGEKCGGACDRLHRHDLCPIVKSSKSLPNSPKAVKGKGTKTTEGSKLSTLSTAN